The nucleotide sequence CCGACCCCTACAAAAAGGAGCGCGAATACCCCCAAAAAGATGTTTTCGAAGGTTTTGGCCTTACGTTCACTTGCCGCAATATCGCTTTTAAATTCGGCCAAGGCCTCGGGATCGTTCAAAAAGTTGATCATTTGATTTACCGCAGCATCGATTCCCTCGTAGTAACGTTCGTCTTTAAAATTGGGAATCATTGTATTCCGTATTATTCGCGAAGCCACGGCATCGGTTATATAGGGCTCCAAACCATAGCCCACCTCTATACGCACTTCCCTATCGAATTTTGAGAACAAAACCAGAAGTCCGTTATCCTTCCCGCTTTGGCCTATGCCATTTTGGTTAAAAAGGCCATTCGCATAGGTTTCTATCGTTTCAAAATCGAGTTTATCGATGGTAACGACCACCAATTGATTGGTAGTTTCCCTTTCAAAATCAACAAGCTTTTGGTTCAGGTCGAAAACTTGGGCAGCGGTAAATATTTGTGCGCTATCGGTAACAAAATCACGTAGTTCGTAATATTGTTGTTGTGCGGCAGCAAATAGATAACCCAGTAAAAAAACAAGTGTAAAGGCTTTTTTGCGCATGCTTTGTATAATACCTACTTCAAATATAAACCCTTTATCAGAATATGGATCAATTTTAAAACGACAAGGGGAAAGCCTTTGATTCTTTAGATTTAAAGTAACTTGCACCTATATTAACCAGCACTTTATGTCAGAAAAAAAAGTTAGCATCCTTACCGCGTTCAAGACCATAATCTGGCCAAGACGAAACCTCGTATTTATTGGCCTGGTGCTTATTGTCATCAGTAAGGCCGCAAGTTTTGTAGCCCCTATGTCCTTAAAATATTTAATGGACGACATTATACCCAACAAAGACCTTGACTTCTTAAAATTACTGGTTGGGGCGGTAGCATTGGCTATACTGGTGCAGGCGGTCACCTCTTTCTTATTGACCAAGATATTAAGTGTACAGGCCCAATTCTTGATTTCAGAACTCAGGGCGCAGGTGCAGAAAAAAGTACTCTCCCTTCCTATTAGTTTTTTCGACAACGCCAAATCAGGTGCCTTGGTATCACGTATCATGAGCGATGTCGAGGGTGTTCGAAACTTGATCGGCACAGGTCTGGTGCAACTCGTAGGGGGTAGCATCACGGCCGTAGTATCACTTATATTACTTTTACGCATCAGTTGGACCATGACCATCTTTACCTTGGTACCCTTGGCCATTTTCGCGCTGATTGCCCTAAAGGCCTTTAAGATCATTCGTCCTATTTTTAGAAATCGCGGAAAGATAAATGCCGAGGTAACTGGCAGACTCACCGAAACTTTGGGCGGTGTACGTGTAATTAAAGGTTTCAACGCCGAAGAACAAGAAAACAAAATTTTCGAAAAGGGGGTCGACCGACTTTTTCAGAACGTAAAAAAGAGTTTGACCGCCACGGCCTTTATGACCAGTTCTTCCACCTTTCTTTTAGGTATTGCCACAACAGGTATAATGGGTATTGGCGGCTATAAGATCATGATGGACGAGCTGACCATAGGCGAATTCTTGACCTTTACCTTTTTATTGGGTCTGATGGTGGCCCCTATAGTCCAAATGAGCAACATCGGCAGCCAACTTACCGAGGCCTTGGCCGGTTTAGACCGTACCGAAGAGCTTATGAACATGGTACCGGAATCCGATGAAGAAAACCGCACCATTGTTCTCGATGAAATTCAGGGAAATATTGTTTTCGATGATGTTTCCTTTGCCTATGAAGAAGACAAGGAAGTCTTGCACAACATCAGTTTTGAGGTAAAACCAGGTAACGTGGTCGCCTTGGTAGGAAGCTCAGGCTCTGGAAAATCTACCATAGCAGGCTTGGCCGCTACTTTCCTTAATCCCCAATCGGGTAAAATCACCATTGACGGAAAAGACCTGGCGCAAGTGAACCTAAACAGTTTTAGACAGCATCTCGGCGTAGTCTTACAAGACGATTTTCTTTTTGAGGGCACCATACGCGAGAATATTCTTTTCCCACGTCCCAATGCTACGGAAGAGCAATTACAACAAGCGGTGGAGGCTGCTTATGTCAACGAGTTTACCGATAGGTTCGAAGACGGACTCGACACTTTGATCGGGGAGCGGGGCGTTAAACTTTCGGGCGGGCAACGCCAACGTATTGCCATAGCCCGAGCCGTTTTGGCCGACCCTAAAATCTTGATACTAGATGAAGCTACCTCTAATTTAGACACCGAAAGTGAAGCCTTAATCCAAAAAAGTTTGGCCACCTTGACCGAAGGCCGAACCACCTTTGTGATCGCCCATAGGCTGAGCACGATTCGCAAGGCCAACCAGATTTTGGTTATAGAAAACGGTAGAATTGCCGAAGAAGGCACTCACGACGAGCTGATTGCCAAAGAAGGCAGGTACTTTAACCTATTTACGTATCAGGCAAGGATTTAACTCTCAGGAGCCAATTCCACTACCAAGCCATCCAAATCAGGAGTCATATGGATCTGACAGCCCAAACGACTGTTGTCTTCCACATTGAAAGCTTCGGCCAACATAGCATCTTCGTCATCCGATTTCTCAGGAAGCTGATGGTCAGACTGTACGTAGCATTGACAAGAAGCACACATGGCCATACCGCCACAGATACCAATGGTTCCCTCTGGGGCCAATTCGTACGAGCGAACCACCTCCATAAGGTTCATGTTCATATCGGTTGGGGCGTCGACCTCATGGGTAACACCATCTCGGTCGGTAATTTTTATTTTTATATCACTCATTGATAAGGGAATTAGTAGTAAGTAGTTAGGAGTTAGTTGATTTGCTTCGGGTCATTGATTGTATGAGCCCGAAAAGCATTTTAGAAATTTCGTTTGATTGTTCAATAAATTTGGATGTCTCTTCAGAGTCCAAAAAAAATTCAGTCTTTTTGATAAATATAGCATTGACCTTACCTCACTATTTGAGCTTGTTGCAAAATATAAAAAACTAATGAAATCAGGGTTCGTACTTCGGTCAAGACCTTCAGCTATATTATTGGAAATAGATATGGAAGCTCTTAGGATTTGGTCTTTAAAGGAGTAATCTCTAGAATCGGAAAAATTTTGATAAATCGCTACAGCAAAATCTTGTGCTTTTTGCCACACCAATAAATCCTCAAATTTTTTAACAGCCATTATTTCAGTTACGCTAGTTATATTTTCCTAACACCTAACACCTAAGTCCTTAATTTATACTTTTAACAACCGCCTTTGGCGCTTCCTTCTTACTACCGTCAAAACCGGTTACCCCGCCAACGGTCGTATATTTCATTACGTACTTCTTATCAGGATAAATACGCTGATAAGCACTTTGACACATGAGGGTCGCTTCATGAAAGCCACAAAGAATCAGTTTCAACTTCCCGGGGTACGTGTTTACATCGCCAATGGCATAAATTCCCGGTACGTTAGTCTGATAATCGAAGGTATCTACCTTTATGGCATTCCGCTCGATTTCAAGACCCCAATCGGCAATCGGTCCCAATTTGGGAGAAAGTCCGAACAAGGGTACAAAATTATCAACTTCCAAGGTAACATCCTCACTCGGATCTGTTGTTTTTCTAATAGTAACGGCTTCCAGTTTATCTTCCCCTATAAGACCCGTTATCTCCGCGGGCGTAATCAGGTTGACTTTACCTTCATTCTTAAGCTGCTGTACTTTTTCCACCGAATCAAGTGCTCCCCTAAACTCGTTTCTACGATGTACAAGCGTAACTTCTGAGGCCACATCGGCCAAAAAGATACTCCAGTCAAGTGCGGAATCGCCTCCTCCTGCAATAACCACCCTTTTATCGCGGTATACCTCGGGATCTTTTATGATATAGGCCACACCGTTATCTTCGTATTTTTTCAGGTTTTCAAGTAATGGTTTTCGGGGTTCAAAACTACCGAGTCCACCTGCAATAGCCACAATGGGGGCATGGTGTTTAGTTCCTTTGTTCGTTGTTACGATAAAGGTACCATCTTCCAATTTTTCGATGGTCTGTGCCCTTTCTCCCAAGGTAAAACCAGGCTCAAAGGGCTTGATCTGCTCCATTAGGTTGTTGACCAGATCGCCAGCCAATACTTCTGGAAAACCAGGTATATCGTAAATCGGTTTTTTTGGATAAATCTCGGAACATTGTCCACCTGCTTGAGGTAGCGCATCGATTAAATGACATTTGAGCTGTAACAGGCCTGCCTCAAAAACGGCAAAAAGCCCAGTTGGGCCAGCTCCAATAATCAATATGTCTGTTTTGATCATTGAGTTTTACATTAAAGTTCGGACGAAATTAAGATTAAAAGACGGGTAAGAATATGACAAAGATCAGCCTCTTAGGCGACATTTATCACCTCTTCGATTTGCGGGGCATATTTTTTAATGGTCATTTCAACACCGCTCTTCAAAGTCATTTGATTGACACTACACCCTACACACGCCCCTTCGAGCTTTACTTTTACGGAATTTTCGTTATCTATAGAGATTAACGATATATCTCCGCCGTCACTTTGTAAAAAAGGGCGAATTTCTTCAAGCGCTTTTTCTACATTCTGCCTTAGTTCTTCCGATGTCATATTACTTTTTCTTAACAGCGGAACAGCCCGCCATTGTTGTTATCTTAATTGCTTCCGTTGGAGGCAGGCTCTTATTTCTGCCCACAACCTCTTGAACCACGTTCTTGGTCAACTCTTCAAAGGCTTCCTCTACGGCCGTGGCCGTTTGCATAGCCGCCGGTCTTCCTATATCACCTGCTTCGCGTATACTCTGTACCAAGGGTATTTCCCCTAAGAAAGGCACGCCTAAATCTTCAGACAGATTTTTTGCCCCTTCCTTACCAAAAATATAGTACTTATTATCGGGAAGCTCCTCAGGTGTAAAATAAGCCATATTCTCTACAATTCCCAATACGGGAACGTTTATAGAATCTTGTTGAAACATGGCCACACCTTTTCTGGCATCGGCCAGGGCCACGTTCTGCGGCGTACTCACCACTACGGCACCGGTTACGGGCATGGCCTGCATGATGCTCAAGTGGATATCCCCGGTTCCGGGCGGAAGGTCGATCAGCATAAAGTCAAGATCGCCCCAATGTGCATCGAATATCATTTGATTCAAGGCTTTAGCCGCCATAGGACCACGCCAGATGACCGCTTGGTCGGGCTGGGTAAAAAATCCAATAGACAACAGCTTTACGCCGTAGC is from Zobellia galactanivorans and encodes:
- a CDS encoding NAD(P)/FAD-dependent oxidoreductase; protein product: MIKTDILIIGAGPTGLFAVFEAGLLQLKCHLIDALPQAGGQCSEIYPKKPIYDIPGFPEVLAGDLVNNLMEQIKPFEPGFTLGERAQTIEKLEDGTFIVTTNKGTKHHAPIVAIAGGLGSFEPRKPLLENLKKYEDNGVAYIIKDPEVYRDKRVVIAGGGDSALDWSIFLADVASEVTLVHRRNEFRGALDSVEKVQQLKNEGKVNLITPAEITGLIGEDKLEAVTIRKTTDPSEDVTLEVDNFVPLFGLSPKLGPIADWGLEIERNAIKVDTFDYQTNVPGIYAIGDVNTYPGKLKLILCGFHEATLMCQSAYQRIYPDKKYVMKYTTVGGVTGFDGSKKEAPKAVVKSIN
- a CDS encoding TPM domain-containing protein, with translation MRKKAFTLVFLLGYLFAAAQQQYYELRDFVTDSAQIFTAAQVFDLNQKLVDFERETTNQLVVVTIDKLDFETIETYANGLFNQNGIGQSGKDNGLLVLFSKFDREVRIEVGYGLEPYITDAVASRIIRNTMIPNFKDERYYEGIDAAVNQMINFLNDPEALAEFKSDIAASERKAKTFENIFLGVFALLFVGVGGFSFFRGYRTLIEVFRGVFTGKLGVLPGFVMLISASFFSLLGLVFILAPLGVVYNIYTSESYIGYNIARLIDDPYLGLWGLLPFWGIAICIALIKLKLGGKEDLKLSWIKSDKAYVGRTFSSSGTHSFSSGGSSGSFSGGGGGSGGGGASGSW
- a CDS encoding Mrp/NBP35 family ATP-binding protein — protein: MKIDKKEVLKALENITVPGEGQNMVESGAVKNIQIFGDEVEVDITIGNPSLQARKKTEVEILKVIHQKVYEKAKIKVNIKVDAPAKPKTNEIKGKPIPGIQNIIAVASGKGGVGKSTVTANLAVTLAKMGFKVGVLDADIYGPSMPIMFDVALEKPLAVNVDGKSKMKPVESYGVKLLSIGFFTQPDQAVIWRGPMAAKALNQMIFDAHWGDLDFMLIDLPPGTGDIHLSIMQAMPVTGAVVVSTPQNVALADARKGVAMFQQDSINVPVLGIVENMAYFTPEELPDNKYYIFGKEGAKNLSEDLGVPFLGEIPLVQSIREAGDIGRPAAMQTATAVEEAFEELTKNVVQEVVGRNKSLPPTEAIKITTMAGCSAVKKK
- a CDS encoding NifU family protein is translated as MTSEELRQNVEKALEEIRPFLQSDGGDISLISIDNENSVKVKLEGACVGCSVNQMTLKSGVEMTIKKYAPQIEEVINVA
- a CDS encoding 2Fe-2S iron-sulfur cluster-binding protein, producing the protein MSDIKIKITDRDGVTHEVDAPTDMNMNLMEVVRSYELAPEGTIGICGGMAMCASCQCYVQSDHQLPEKSDDEDAMLAEAFNVEDNSRLGCQIHMTPDLDGLVVELAPES
- a CDS encoding ABC transporter ATP-binding protein; protein product: MSEKKVSILTAFKTIIWPRRNLVFIGLVLIVISKAASFVAPMSLKYLMDDIIPNKDLDFLKLLVGAVALAILVQAVTSFLLTKILSVQAQFLISELRAQVQKKVLSLPISFFDNAKSGALVSRIMSDVEGVRNLIGTGLVQLVGGSITAVVSLILLLRISWTMTIFTLVPLAIFALIALKAFKIIRPIFRNRGKINAEVTGRLTETLGGVRVIKGFNAEEQENKIFEKGVDRLFQNVKKSLTATAFMTSSSTFLLGIATTGIMGIGGYKIMMDELTIGEFLTFTFLLGLMVAPIVQMSNIGSQLTEALAGLDRTEELMNMVPESDEENRTIVLDEIQGNIVFDDVSFAYEEDKEVLHNISFEVKPGNVVALVGSSGSGKSTIAGLAATFLNPQSGKITIDGKDLAQVNLNSFRQHLGVVLQDDFLFEGTIRENILFPRPNATEEQLQQAVEAAYVNEFTDRFEDGLDTLIGERGVKLSGGQRQRIAIARAVLADPKILILDEATSNLDTESEALIQKSLATLTEGRTTFVIAHRLSTIRKANQILVIENGRIAEEGTHDELIAKEGRYFNLFTYQARI
- a CDS encoding four helix bundle protein; protein product: MAVKKFEDLLVWQKAQDFAVAIYQNFSDSRDYSFKDQILRASISISNNIAEGLDRSTNPDFISFLYFATSSNSEVRSMLYLSKRLNFFWTLKRHPNLLNNQTKFLKCFSGSYNQ